In Brachypodium distachyon strain Bd21 chromosome 2, Brachypodium_distachyon_v3.0, whole genome shotgun sequence, one genomic interval encodes:
- the LOC104583127 gene encoding uncharacterized protein LOC104583127, whose translation MEVPTTSSKAGNGGGVRIFENLNTVEGRLLRLEVVVLLSALVLAALVLYGSTVRRSSDRLLRGVMWIAYSLSYVVVTYAVGIIQDGPFHGETFVLWAAALLLIQASAYAAPVHSRRDVDQRKKLLLQHVLQTGLVLWLVLNATGANASYRAAIWAFWSLNVLKTAAKIAEMVKASLPDRSVKVIADYMDVEESLAADDEPLPPDPETMRGYKYIFHGEDIMELTTEYGRLSPKEIRLQSSCKSVVTIDQVYRWIDTQDDYSEKEKDMARDFCLAFALFKLLKRRFYGYVPAEARSSKALNLVLNGLIHHQDAVAMGTDAAFRVVDAELAFLYDFFYTRNIVLVGVRTYICIAVVVLALTLWAAFYGTLGPAYRRLVIGVKDLDRSVTVVVVVITAGLEMCQALAAFSNNWRYTKRVYRCVRDGRPWRRGGHGDDEKKRRPGVWRIWWWWNKENIAPPETKYWEEKIGEYVLLKRYDHRPLNLLSWMTLYLVEPRRQGQKRGRRKDLPWQVRRAVLGSFKASQGKLSNGIVALGKHGLLPRLAWACEEFPKVTDQILVWHVVTTRCDWICRRRHRHESHRRRYRGGGGEEDRGHGHGDELCGGDDRVVATKLSSYCAYLVAFVPEMLPDPSYNAEQIFDTAVQQARCHLAECRDKDEILARLDEIEAEEMDAEAGGGGGAGAAPGNGRAGSRTVIEKAARLGGQLEAAVRGDEARRWGVLAEFWAELVLFLAPSDNVDVHAEMLGAGGEFMTQLWALLSHAGVLERPAAGAGAGSGAAAQVTAPRQQRRRRD comes from the coding sequence ATGGAGGTGCCGACGACCAGCAGCAAGGCgggcaacggcggcggagTGCGCATCTTCGAGAACCTGAACACGGTGGAAGGCCGGCTCCTGCGGCTagaggtggtggtgctgctgaGCGCGCTGGTACTCGCGGCGCTGGTGCTGTACGGGTCGACGGTCCGGCGGAGCAGCGACCGGCTCCTCCGTGGCGTGATGTGGATCGCCTACTCGCTCTCCTACGTGGTGGTCACCTACGCCGTGGGGATCATCCAGGACGGTCCCTTCCACGGCGAGACCTTCGTGctctgggcggcggcgctgctcctGATCCAGGCCAGCGCGTACGCGGCGCCCGTGCACAGCCGCCGCGACGTGGACCAGCGGAAGAAGCTGCTCCTGCAGCACGTGCTCCAGACGGGGCTCGTCCTCTGGCTCGTCCTCAACGCCACGGGCGCCAACGCCAGCTACCGCGCCGCCATCTGGGCATTCTGGAGCCTCAACGTGCTCAAGACCGCCGCCAAGATCGCCGAGATGGTCAAGGCCAGCCTCCCCGACCGCTCCGTCAAGGTCATCGCCGACTATATGGACGTCGAGGAGTCCCTCGCCGCGGATGACGAACCCTTGCCGCCGGACCCGGAGACGATGCGAGGGTACAAGTATATCTTCCATGGGGAGGACATCATGGAGCTGACCACCGAGTACGGGCGGCTGTCGCCCAAGGAGATCCGGCTGCAGAGCTCCTGCAAGTCCGTGGTCACCATCGACCAGGTGTACCGGTGGATCGACACGCAGGATGACTACagcgagaaggagaaggacatgGCCAGGGACTTCTGCCTCGCCTTCGCGCTCTTCAAGCTGCTCAAGCGCCGCTTCTACGGCTACGTCCCCGCCGAGGCCCGCTCTTCCAAGGCGCTGAACCTCGTCCTCAACGGCCTCATCCACCACCAGGACGCCGTCGCCATGGGCACTGACGCGGCGTTCCGGGTGGTCGACGCCGAGCTCGCGTTCCTCTACGACTTCTTCTACACCCGCAACATCGTCCTGGTGGGGGTCAGGACATACATCTGCATCGCCGTCGTGGTGCTGGCGCTCACCCTGTGGGCGGCGTTCTACGGCACGCTCGGCCCCGCCTACCGCCGGCTCGTGATCGGCGTGAAAGACCTCGACCGGTCCGTGACGGTGGTTGTGGTGGTGATCACGGCGGGGCTCGAGATGTGCCAGGCGCTGGCCGCCTTCTCCAACAACTGGCGATACACCAAGCGGGTCTACCGCTGCGTGCGCGACGGCCGCCCatggcgtcgcggcggccacggcgatgACGAGAAGAAGCGGCGGCCCGGCGTCTGGCGgatttggtggtggtggaacAAGGAGAACATCgcgccgccggagacgaagtACTGGGAGGAGAAGATCGGCGAGTACGTGCTGCTCAAGCGGTACGACCACCGGCCGCTGAACCTGCTGTCGTGGATGACGCTGTATTTGGTGGAGCCGAGAAGGCAGGGGCAGAAGCGGGGCCGGAGGAAGGACCTCCCGTGGCAGGTCAGGCGCGCCGTGCTGGGCTCCTTCAAGGCGAGCCAGGGGAAGCTCAGCAATGGCATCGTTGCCCTGGGGAAGCACGGGCTGCTGCCGCGGCTGGCGTGGGCGTGCGAGGAGTTCCCCAAGGTCACCGACCAGATCCTTGTCTGGCACGTCGTCACCACCCGCTGCGACTggatctgccgccgccgccatcgccatgaGTCCCATCGTCGTCGGTAccgtggtggtggaggtgagGAGGAccgtggccatggccatggggaCGAACTGTGCGGCGGGGACGACAGGGTGGTGGCGACGAAGCTGTCGAGCTACTGCGCGTACCTGGTGGCGTTCGTGCCGGAGATGCTGCCGGACCCGAGCTACAACGCGGAGCAGATCTTCGACACGGCCGTGCAGCAGGCGCGGTGCCACCTGGCGGAATGCCGGGACAAGGATGAGATACtggcgcggctggacgagatcGAGGCCGAGGAGATGGAcgccgaggccggcggcggaggaggagcgggagcggcGCCCGGGAATGGCAGGGCGGGGAGCAGGACGGTGATCGAGAAGGCGGCGCGTCTCGGCGGGCAGCTGGAGGCGGCCGTGCGCGGGGACGAGGCACGGCGGTGGGGCGTGCTGGCGGAGTTCTGGGCGGAGCTCGTGCTGTTTCTCGCGCCGTCGGATAACGTGGACGTCCATGCCGAGATGCTTGGCGCTGGAGGCGAGTTCATGACGCAGCTCTGGGCGCTGCTGTCCCACGCCGGCGTCCTCGAGCGCCCCGccgcgggcgcaggcgcaggctCAGGTGCCGCCGCGCAGGTCACGGCGCCGCGGCAGCAACGCCGGCGGCGTGATTGA
- the LOC104582621 gene encoding thioredoxin H-type, whose translation MAAAAGAAAGAAEVIAIHSLEEWTIQIEEANNAKKLVVIDFTASWCPPCRAMAPIFADLAKKFPHVAFLKVDVDELKPIAEQFSVEAMPTFLFMKEGDVRDRVVGAMKDDLTAKLGLHAAQ comes from the exons atggcggcggcggcaggggcagcGGCAGGTGCGGCGGAGGTGATCGCGATTCACAGCTTAGAGGAGTGGACCATCCAGATCGAGGAGGCCAACAACGCCAAGAAGCTG GTAGTGATTGACTTCACTGCATCATGGTGTCCTCCATGCCGTGCCATGGCTCCAATTTTTGCTGATCTCGCCAAGAAGTTTCCCCATGTTGCTTTCCTGAAGGTCGATGTTGATGAACTGAAG CCAATTGCTGAGCAATTCAGTGTTGAGGCCATGCCGACATTCCTATTTATGAAGGAAGGAGATGTTAGGGACAGGGTTGTCGGAGCTATGAAGGATGACCTGACGGCGAAGCTTGGGCTACATGCAGCCCAGTAA